The following are encoded in a window of Amaranthus tricolor cultivar Red isolate AtriRed21 chromosome 2, ASM2621246v1, whole genome shotgun sequence genomic DNA:
- the LOC130806861 gene encoding pentatricopeptide repeat-containing protein At2g29760, chloroplastic-like, whose product MKLQLRFSMQLSGRTFSRPFCRFSFSAKSQQLPENSFSIDSIKELHGHLIRSQKHKDPDSIFSVLRSYSLNSSTLQKAHIVFDQIQRPTLSIWYYMIRGLSKSDDPIKAINMYNDMRTYGLNGNNFTLLFVIKACGRVSDVLQGKKVHVHAFKLGFGSNLYVSNALIHMYGACREMGVAHKVFDEMSERDLVSWNSLICGYSLCNKYREVLGVFDAMQAAKVRADAVTMVKVIMACSVMQEWSVADNMVDYLLKNCVEIDVYLGNTLIDMYGKRGLIIAAQGVFDRMNEKNSVSWNALMVGYAKTGDLASAKRVFDEMPNKDVISYTSMISGNSQAGKHSDAVELFRVMTSKRIKPDEVTISSVLSACAHLGILDMGKEIHEFIIENTIKVDIYVGNSLIDMYCKCGDVNKALRVFQSMPEKDSVSWTAVIAGLAVNGSVDSAIRTFEEMLSNNVRPTNGTFVGILLACSHAGLVDKGMEYFENMRKVYGITPQMKHYGCVVDLLSRSGELERAYKFIVDMTVPPDVVLWRILLSACKLHNNVALAEIVSRKLLEVDGGNSGNYVLLSDAYAGAERWDVSMKYRDLMEENLVLKPLAWSSIEVVTR is encoded by the coding sequence ATGAAACTTCAATTAAGATTTAGCATGCAACTCTCAGGAAGAACTTTTTCACGTCCATTTTGCAGGTTTTCTTTTTCTGCCAAATCACAACAATTACCTGAGAATTCTTTCTCTATTGATTCCATTAAAGAGCTCCACGGTCACCTAATAAGAAGTCAAAAACACAAAGATCCAGATTCAATTTTTTCAGTTTTACGCTCATACTCCCTTAATTCATCTACATTACAAAAAGCTCACATTGTTTTTGATCAAATACAACGACCCACACTTTCAATTTGGTATTATATGATCAGGGGATTATCCAAAAGTGATGATCCAATTAAAGCTATTAACATGTATAATGATATGAGAACTTATGGATTAAATGGGAATAATTTTACTCTTTTGTTTGTAATTAAAGCTTGTGGTCGTGTGTCAGATGTTTTGCAAGGTAAAAAAGTTCATGTTCATGCGTTTAAACTTGGGTTTGGATCAAATTTGTATGTGTCTAATGCTTTGATTCATATGTATGGAGCATGTAGAGAAATGGGTGTAGCACATAAGGTGTTCGATGAAATGTCTGAGAGAGATTTAGTGTCATGGAACTCATTGATTTGTGGGTATAGTTTATGTAATAAATATAGAGAGGTTTTGGGTGTTTTTGATGCGATGCAGGCGGCAAAAGTGAGGGCTGATGCTGTTACAATGGTGAAAGTTATCATGGCTTGTAGCGTTATGCAAGAGTGGAGTGTTGCTGATAACATGGTGGATTATCTTCTGAAGAACTGTGTTGAAATAGATGTTTATTTGGGGAATACTTTAATCGATATGTATGGAAAGCGTGGTTTGATAATCGCTGCACAAGGTGTGTTTGATCGGATGAACGAAAAGAACTCAGTATCTTGGAACGCTTTGATGGTTGGCTATGCAAAAACCGGTGATTTAGCCTCTGCTAAAAGGGTTTTTGATGAAATGCCAAACAAGGATGTGATTTCATACACATCAATGATTTCGGGGAACTCACAAGCAGGGAAACATTCAGATGCTGTGGAACTTTTTCGAGTTATGACATCGAAAAGAATCAAACCCGATGAAGTTACTATATCTAGTGTACTTTCTGCCTGTGCTCATCTAGGAATTCTTGACATGGGCAAGGAAATTCATGAATTCATCATTGAGAATACCATTAAAGTGGATATTTATGTTGGTAATTCTTTGATTGACATGTATTGCAAATGTGGGGATGTCAATAAGGCTTTACGAGTTTTCCAATCTATGCCCGAAAAAGATTCAGTGTCATGGACTGCAGTTATAGCAGGGCTTGCAGTAAATGGTTCTGTCGATTCTGCTATTCGGACCTTTGAGGAAATGCTAAGCAACAATGTTAGGCCAACAAATGGAACCTTTGTAGGAATACTACTAGCATGTTCACATGCTGGATTAGTAGACAAAGGGATGGAGTATTTCGAAAATATGCGAAAAGTATATGGAATTACACCACAAATGAAACATTATGGTTGTGTAGTCGATCTCTTGAGTCGTTCTGGTGAACTCGAGAGGGCATATAAGTTCATAGTCGACATGACAGTACCGCCTGATGTAGTGTTATGGAGGATCTTATTGAGTGCCTGTAAGCTTCATAATAATGTTGCATTGGCTGAAATAGTTTCAAGGAAGCTTCTAGAAGTAGATGGTGGTAATAGTGGGAATTATGTGCTTTTATCTGATGCGTATGCAGGGGCAGAGAGATGGGATGTTTCTATGAAGTACAGGGATCTAATGGAAGAAAATCTTGTGCTAAAGCCATTAGCATGGAGTAGTATAGAGGTAGTTACTAGGTAA
- the LOC130806660 gene encoding sorbitol dehydrogenase, translating to MGKGGKSHGDDGEEQNMAAWLTGINTLKIQPFELPSLGPHDARIRMKAVGICGSDVHYLKTLRCADFIVKEPMVIGHECAGIIEEVGSEVTSLVPGDRVALEPGISCWRCNHCKGGRYNLCPDMKFFATPPVHGSLANQVVHPADLCFKLPDNVSLEEGAMCEPLSVGIHGCRRADVGPETTTLIMGAGPIGLVTLLAARAFGSPRIVIVDVDGYRLSVAKQLGADEIVKVSTNMEDIPEEVAQIHKAMGREVDVTLDCAGFNKTMSTALGATRAGGKTCLIGMGHGVMTVPLTPAAVREVDIIGVFRYKNTWPLCLDFISSGKIDVKPLITHRFGFSQKEVEEAFETSARGGDAIKVMFNL from the exons ATGGGCAAAGGAGGAAAGTCCCATGGAGATGATGGAGAAGAGCAGAATATGGCTGCTTGGTTAACAGGAATTAATACTCTCAAAATTCAACCATTTGAGCTTCCTTCACTTG GACCCCATGATGCAAGGATCAGAATGAAGGCTGTTGGTATTTGTGGAAGTGATGTTCACTATCTCAAG ACCTTAAGATGTGCAGATTTTATAGTGAAAGAGCCCATGGTAATTGGGCATGAATGTGCTGGGATTATTGAAGAAGTTGGAAGTGAAGTGACTTCACTAGTGCCTGGTGATCGAGTTGCTCTAGAGCCGGGGATCAGTTGTTGGCGTTGCAATCATTGCAAAGGTGGCCGCTACAATCTCTGCCCCGACATGAAGTTCTTCGCTACTCCGCCTGTACATGGCTCGCTTGCAAATCAG GTGGTACATCCTGCAGATTTATGCTTCAAGCTCCCAGATAATGTCAGTTTAGAAGAAGGGGCTATGTGTGAGCCACTAAGTGTTGGTATTCATGGTTGTCGCAGAGCCGATGTTGGCCCCGAAACCACTACATTGATTATGGGTGCTGGACCTATCGGTCTTGTGACATTACTGGCTGCTCGAGCTTTTGGATCCCCGAGAATAGTCATAGTGGATGTAGATGGTTATCGTTTATCAGTTGCAAAGCAACTTGGTGCAGATGAAATCGTCAAGGTCTCAACCAACATGGAG GACATACCAGAAGAAGTGGCGCAGATTCACAAGGCTATGGGAAGAGAGGTCGATGTGACTCTCGATTGTGCGGGATTTAACAAAACTATGTCCACTGCTCTTGGTGCAACTCGAGCGGGTGGTAAAACTTGTCTCATCGGAATGGGTCATGGTGTGATGACTGTCCCTCTCACCCCTGCTGCTGTAAG GGAAGTCGATATTATAGGTGTGTTCCGTTACAAAAACACATGGCCTCTATGCCTCGATTTTATAAGTAGTGGTAAAATCGATGTGAAGCCTCTTATAACCCACAGGTTCGGGTTCTCACAAAAGGAGGTCGAAGAAGCATTCGAGACAAGTGCTCGTGGTGGTGATGCAATTAAGGTTATGTTTAATTTGTAA
- the LOC130806537 gene encoding pentatricopeptide repeat-containing protein At2g33680 isoform X1: MSAAHRVLFKEVVRLTKEQNIQTGKALHAKIIKSNSYSNVYLGNSIVNLYAKCGELYNAKFAFEEIPIKDDVSWSSIINAHAQHGGSKSSLLVVDLFRRMRADNSLPSPHSLAGIFTAVSNLGDALAGKQVHSLAIKINHSGDVVVGSSILNMYCKSGNMEDARQMFDTMPERNSVSWATMISGYAIRGMAGEAMGIFKLILKDQEDKANPFCLTSVLSSLTLPEFINAGREIHCFVIKAGVSWIAEVKNALITMYLKCGSPDNALQLFASSTDKNSIMWSAMVTGFAQSGHSNKALDLFSKMHYSRIRPSEYTFVGVINACSDINALEIGRQVHCYSIKMGFKNQMYIITALVDMYAKGGSITDARRGFDCLQEPDVVLWTSMIGGYIQNGDNEEALGLYRKMEAEGIPPNDLTIASVLKGCSTLAALEHGKQIHARAIKYGLAGELTIGSSLSSMYAKCGCIDEGNLVFRRMTTRDIVSWNAMISGLAQNGCSDKALELFEEMRSKGIKPDNVSFVNILSACSHMGFFDRAWDYFKMISSEYGLEPGLEHYACMIDVYSRAGRLTEAKEFIESATFNHGMCLWRILLSACRNHRHYELGAYAGEKLMELGSQESSAYVLLSRIYTALGRPDDVTRVIRLMKLRRVDKEPGFSWIELRNLVHVFVVGDQKHPDIADISFWLKILTKQMMDEGYQPDLIHY; encoded by the coding sequence ATGAGTGCAGCTCATCGAGTACTTTTCAAGGAAGTTGTCAGGCTTACTAAAGAACAGAATATCCAAACGGGTAAAGCTCTTCATGCAAAAATCATCAAGTCAAATTCTTATTCAAATGTATACTTAGGTAATAGTATAGTTAATTTGTATGCTAAATGTGGCGAATTGTACAATGCAAAGTTTGCTTTTGAGGAAATCCCCATCAAAGATGATGTCTCTTGGAGCTCCATCATCAACGCCCATGCTCAACATGGCGGGAGCAAGTCGTCTCTTCTTGTCGTGGATTTGTTTAGGCGAATGCGGGCTGATAATTCTCTTCCCAGTCCTCATTCTCTTGCTGGGATTTTTACTGCTGTATCGAATTTAGGTGATGCTTTGGCTGGGAAACAGGTTCATTCATTGGCAATAAAGATTAATCACAGTGGAGATGTGGTTGTTGGAAGCTCAATTCTTAACATGTATTGTAAATCGGGTAACATGGAAGATGCGCGCCAAATGTTTGATACAATGCCTGAAAGGAATTCAGTGTCATGGGCTACTATGATTTCTGGATATGCAATACGTGGTATGGCTGGAGAAGCTATGGGAATTTTTAAATTGATATTGAAAGATCAAGAGGATAAAGCCAACCCTTTTTGCTTGACGAGTGTGCTTAGCTCTTTGACCCTTCCAGAGTTTATTAATGCTGGAAGGGAGATCCACTGTTTTGTTATTAAAGCTGGAGTGTCATGGATTGCAGAGGTAAAAAATGCCCTTATTACTATGTATTTGAAATGTGGGAGCCCAGACAATGCACTTCAATTGTTTGCATCGTCTACAGATAAGAATTCTATCATGTGGTCAGCAATGGTTACTGGATTTGCGCAAAGTGGGCACTCTAATAAAGCTTTGGACTTGTTTTCTAAAATGCATTATTCCAGGATTAGGCCTAGTGAATATACATTTGTTGGGGTGATAAATGCATGTAGCGACATTAATGCCCTTGAAATTGGAAGACAAGTCCATTGTTATTCAATCAAAATGGGGTTCAAGAATCAAATGTATATTATAACTGCACTTGTGGACATGTATGCTAAAGGTGGCAGCATTACCGATGCTCGGAGAGGTTTTGACTGTTTGCAAGAACCGGATGTCGTTCTGTGGACCTCAATGATAGGAGGATATATACAAAATGGAGATAATGAAGAAGCTTTGGGTTTGTACAGGAAAATGGAGGCTGAAGGAATTCCACCAAATGATCTAACTATTGCTAGTGTCTTAAAGGGCTGTTCTACCCTTGCTGCGTTGGAGCATGGAAAGCAAATTCATGCCCGCGCCATTAAGTATGGCCTTGCTGGGGAGCTTACTATTGGAAGTTCTCTTTCATCCATGTATGCAAAGTGTGGATGCATTGACGAAGGAAACTTGGTGTTCCGAAGGATGACTACAAGGGATATAGTTTCCTGGAACGCTATGATATCTGGTCTTGCTCAGAATGGTTGCAGTGACAaagctttggagctgttcgagGAGATGAGATCAAAGGGCATAAAGCCAGATAATGTTTCCTTTGTTAATATACTGTCTGCATGTAGCCATATGGGTTTCTTTGACCGAGCCTGGGATTATTTTAAGATGATTTCTAGTGAATATGGGTTAGAACCGGGATTAGAACATTATGCTTGTATGATTGATGTGTATAGCCGTGCAGGGAGGCTAACTGAAGCCAAAGAATTCATCGAATCAGCAACGTTTAACCATGGCATGTGTTTGTGGCGAATTTTATTAAGTGCATGTCGAAATCACCGGCATTATGAGCTAGGAGCTTATGCAGGGGAGAAACTAATGGAGCTAGGCTCACAAGAATCATCAGCTTATGTCTTGTTGTCCAGAATTTATACTGCACTAGGAAGACCGGATGATGTGACAAGGGTCATTAGGTTGATGAAGCTTAGAAGGGTAGATAAGGAGCCTGGGTTTAGTTGGATTGAATTGAGGAATCTTGttcatgtgtttgttgttggAGATCAGAAGCATCCTGACATAGCAGATATCTCTTTTTGGTTAAAGATATTAACCAAACAAATGATGGATGAAGGATATCAACCAGACCTGATTCATTATTGA
- the LOC130806537 gene encoding pentatricopeptide repeat-containing protein At2g33680 isoform X2 → MRADNSLPSPHSLAGIFTAVSNLGDALAGKQVHSLAIKINHSGDVVVGSSILNMYCKSGNMEDARQMFDTMPERNSVSWATMISGYAIRGMAGEAMGIFKLILKDQEDKANPFCLTSVLSSLTLPEFINAGREIHCFVIKAGVSWIAEVKNALITMYLKCGSPDNALQLFASSTDKNSIMWSAMVTGFAQSGHSNKALDLFSKMHYSRIRPSEYTFVGVINACSDINALEIGRQVHCYSIKMGFKNQMYIITALVDMYAKGGSITDARRGFDCLQEPDVVLWTSMIGGYIQNGDNEEALGLYRKMEAEGIPPNDLTIASVLKGCSTLAALEHGKQIHARAIKYGLAGELTIGSSLSSMYAKCGCIDEGNLVFRRMTTRDIVSWNAMISGLAQNGCSDKALELFEEMRSKGIKPDNVSFVNILSACSHMGFFDRAWDYFKMISSEYGLEPGLEHYACMIDVYSRAGRLTEAKEFIESATFNHGMCLWRILLSACRNHRHYELGAYAGEKLMELGSQESSAYVLLSRIYTALGRPDDVTRVIRLMKLRRVDKEPGFSWIELRNLVHVFVVGDQKHPDIADISFWLKILTKQMMDEGYQPDLIHY, encoded by the coding sequence ATGCGGGCTGATAATTCTCTTCCCAGTCCTCATTCTCTTGCTGGGATTTTTACTGCTGTATCGAATTTAGGTGATGCTTTGGCTGGGAAACAGGTTCATTCATTGGCAATAAAGATTAATCACAGTGGAGATGTGGTTGTTGGAAGCTCAATTCTTAACATGTATTGTAAATCGGGTAACATGGAAGATGCGCGCCAAATGTTTGATACAATGCCTGAAAGGAATTCAGTGTCATGGGCTACTATGATTTCTGGATATGCAATACGTGGTATGGCTGGAGAAGCTATGGGAATTTTTAAATTGATATTGAAAGATCAAGAGGATAAAGCCAACCCTTTTTGCTTGACGAGTGTGCTTAGCTCTTTGACCCTTCCAGAGTTTATTAATGCTGGAAGGGAGATCCACTGTTTTGTTATTAAAGCTGGAGTGTCATGGATTGCAGAGGTAAAAAATGCCCTTATTACTATGTATTTGAAATGTGGGAGCCCAGACAATGCACTTCAATTGTTTGCATCGTCTACAGATAAGAATTCTATCATGTGGTCAGCAATGGTTACTGGATTTGCGCAAAGTGGGCACTCTAATAAAGCTTTGGACTTGTTTTCTAAAATGCATTATTCCAGGATTAGGCCTAGTGAATATACATTTGTTGGGGTGATAAATGCATGTAGCGACATTAATGCCCTTGAAATTGGAAGACAAGTCCATTGTTATTCAATCAAAATGGGGTTCAAGAATCAAATGTATATTATAACTGCACTTGTGGACATGTATGCTAAAGGTGGCAGCATTACCGATGCTCGGAGAGGTTTTGACTGTTTGCAAGAACCGGATGTCGTTCTGTGGACCTCAATGATAGGAGGATATATACAAAATGGAGATAATGAAGAAGCTTTGGGTTTGTACAGGAAAATGGAGGCTGAAGGAATTCCACCAAATGATCTAACTATTGCTAGTGTCTTAAAGGGCTGTTCTACCCTTGCTGCGTTGGAGCATGGAAAGCAAATTCATGCCCGCGCCATTAAGTATGGCCTTGCTGGGGAGCTTACTATTGGAAGTTCTCTTTCATCCATGTATGCAAAGTGTGGATGCATTGACGAAGGAAACTTGGTGTTCCGAAGGATGACTACAAGGGATATAGTTTCCTGGAACGCTATGATATCTGGTCTTGCTCAGAATGGTTGCAGTGACAaagctttggagctgttcgagGAGATGAGATCAAAGGGCATAAAGCCAGATAATGTTTCCTTTGTTAATATACTGTCTGCATGTAGCCATATGGGTTTCTTTGACCGAGCCTGGGATTATTTTAAGATGATTTCTAGTGAATATGGGTTAGAACCGGGATTAGAACATTATGCTTGTATGATTGATGTGTATAGCCGTGCAGGGAGGCTAACTGAAGCCAAAGAATTCATCGAATCAGCAACGTTTAACCATGGCATGTGTTTGTGGCGAATTTTATTAAGTGCATGTCGAAATCACCGGCATTATGAGCTAGGAGCTTATGCAGGGGAGAAACTAATGGAGCTAGGCTCACAAGAATCATCAGCTTATGTCTTGTTGTCCAGAATTTATACTGCACTAGGAAGACCGGATGATGTGACAAGGGTCATTAGGTTGATGAAGCTTAGAAGGGTAGATAAGGAGCCTGGGTTTAGTTGGATTGAATTGAGGAATCTTGttcatgtgtttgttgttggAGATCAGAAGCATCCTGACATAGCAGATATCTCTTTTTGGTTAAAGATATTAACCAAACAAATGATGGATGAAGGATATCAACCAGACCTGATTCATTATTGA
- the LOC130806538 gene encoding mavicyanin-like, which translates to MANRRLLGVFGVLICLIVACGATTYMVGDTAGWDISSDLDSWAAEKRFVVGDVLVFQYSSSGDSVCELTKQEFTRCDTNNAARRSTSGNTTFTLTKPGDRYFACCNQLYCLGGMKLQVHVESNSTNASPVGAPVAAPGPVGLLPRTSKSNNPVLSSSAEFVKVGNPFVLFFLGFLCYSILGNGIV; encoded by the exons ATGGCAAACCGTCGTCTGCTTGGAGTTTTCGGTGTACTGATTTGTCTTATCGTTGCATGCGGAGCAACCACGTATATGGTTGGTGACACAGCTGGTTGGGATATTAGTAGCGATCTTGATTCGTGGGCGGCCGAAAAGAGATTTGTAGTTGGTGATGTACTTG TATTTCAATACTCATCATCAGGAGATAGTGTATGTGAGCTCACAAAACAAGAATTTACACGTTGCGACACCAATAATGCTGCCCGAAGAAGCACTTCAGGAAACACAACCTTCACCTTGACAAAGCCAGGAGACCGATACTTTGCTTGTTGCAACCAACTTTACTGCCTCGGAGGGATGAAGCTCCAGGTACATGTAGAATCAAACTCGACGAATGCTTCACCGGTGGGAGCACCTGTAGCAGCACCGGGGCCTGTAGGTTTACTCCCAAGAACTTCTAAGAGCAATAACCCTGTTCTTTCCTCTTCGGCTGAGTTTGTCAAAGTTGGCAATCCTTTCGTTCTATTTTTTCTTGGTTTTCTCTGCTACTCGATTCTCGGTAATGGTATCGTTTGA
- the LOC130806792 gene encoding uncharacterized protein LOC130806792, with product MNYHQNFFLKPQNPCTNIIHHLPFTYSFSQAKVHKTNHIQASSSSSPSPYPVYVAHRSYNQDSCRVGRRQTRLFSKEKRRLQRMIPSARETHENTASITKETQELKSLSSYKIEFKTLGDCKLGIGRYPDFEYDAKGGFGTGIGKYDDDLNGKIMVNFDVDKLYVPPLTSGTTKFLGLPLPPFLRIDIVPDMFSGSIDKETGKIDLEFKANFWFSMGTIYKAPPLLVSTMLTSEESQGKLRKGRGKRLEKDGKCKLVGVATVDPIDDTFMNTFLSLPTECLAILNATISLS from the exons ATGAATTACCATCaaaatttcttccttaaaccTCAAAATCCATGTACAAACATAATTCATCATCTACCCTTTACATATTCATTTTCACAAGCTAAAGTACATAAAACCAATCATATACAagcatcatcttcttcatcaccATCACCATACCCTGTATATGTCGCTCATAGAAGCTATAATCAGGATTCGTGCAGAGTTGGAAGACGGCAGACCAGACTCTTCTCGAAAGAGAAAAGGAGGTTGCAAAGAATGATACCATCGGCCCGAGAAACCCATGAAAATACAGCTTCCATTACCAAAGAAACTcaagaattaaaatcattaagTTCTTATAAGATTGAGTTTAAGACCTTGGGAGATTGCAAACTTGGTATTGGAAGATACCCAGATTTTGAGTATGATGCTAAGGGTGGTTTTGGAACAGGAATTGGTAAATATGATGATGACTTAAACGGAAAAATTATGGTTAATTTTGATGTTGATAAGCTTTATGTGCCACCATTAACAAGTGGCACAACTAAGTTTCTAGGGTTGCCTTTACCTCCATTTTTGAGAATTGATATTGTGCCGGATATGTTTAGTGGAAGCATTGATAAAGAGACTGGCAAG ATTGATCTTGAATTCAAGGCCAACTTTTGGTTCTCAATGGGGACTATATACAAAGCACCACCATTACTAGTTTCAACAATGTTGACCTCTGAAGAATCACAAGGGAAATTGAGAAAAGGCAGAGGAAAAAGGCTTGAGAAAGATGGCAAATGCAAGCTAGTAGGAGTGGCAACAGTGGATCCCATTGATGATACCTTCATGAATACCTTCCTTAGCCTTCCTACTGAATGTCTTGctattttgaatgccacaatcTCCTTATCATAA
- the LOC130806793 gene encoding uncharacterized protein LOC130806793 — MQCYRPVSLNQISVPQAHFCKTNSSNDVYNNIRLKTLNGCELRISQHRFLYNAEGGRGIGSCIKSLEHDDLKSQVPIRYDFDLKTVHIPPLTSTTCMLEGLVLVPLPPFVKVDVVPELIQGNIYKDSGKIEFKIKFKFLFSMGSSYKVSPMHIDMTLTTEELKGASSKSTRGKRIGKEGQCELVGITKIDPVDDNYINLVLGLPSECLASMKAIVSFF; from the exons ATGCAGTGTTATAGACCTGTTTCCTTAAACCAAATCAGTGTTCCTCAGGCACATTTCTGCAAGACTAATAGTAGTAATGATGTTTACAACAATATTAGGCTGAAGACACTCAATGGCTGCGAGTTGCGCATTTCGCAGCATCGTTTTCTCTACAATGCAGAGGGTGGGAGAGGGATCGGCAGCTGTATCAAGAGTCTAGAACACGATGATTTAAAAAGCCAAGTTCCAATCAGATATGATTTTGATCTGAAAACAGTGCACATTCCTCCATTGACAAGCACAACATGTATGTTGGAAGGGCTTGTGTTAGTTCCTTTGCCACCTTTTGTGAAGGTTGATGTTGTCCCAGAACTTATCCAAGGAAACATATACAAGGATTCTGGAAAG ATTGAATTTAAGATCAAATTTAAGTTCCTATTTTCCATGGGAAGCAGCTATAAAGTCTCTCCTATGCACATAGACATGACATTAACAACTGAAGAACTGAAGGGAGCATCATCTAAGAGCACAAGAGGGAAGAGGATAGGTAAAGAAGGGCAGTGCGAATTGGTTGGCATAACCAAAATTGATCCAGTTGATGACAATTACATAAATTTGGTTCTTGGCCTGCCTTCTGAATGTCTGGCCAGTATGAAAGCTATTGTTTCTTTCTTCTAG